ATAATCGTCTTTTAAGTTGGCCTGGTGCGGCGGCATGTTTGACTTCAGGTATAAAATCCGCATGGCTTGTTTTCCATCTTCGGTCCGGTAAGGCAATGGTTTGGTAATGCTGCCTACCTTCATGGTATCAATAGTAAAGAAAATTCCCGGATCTACTTTATCTAACGGAATATAGGTGCTGCCATCCTGCGGGTTAGCTAATAAACCGCCATTATCTTTGGTAGCCGCATCATCAGATAAATCTTTGGCCGCTTTAGCAAAAGTAATACTATCAGCTACTATACGGTTCCGGATTTTATCGAGTTCCTGTGCGGTTTGTTCCATATCCAGATCGGTAGATGCTGGCTTTAAAAGAATATGACGCGTGTTATATTGCTCGCCCCGGCGTTCAATCAATTGAATTAAGTGAAAACCAAACTGCGATTCTATAACTTCTGATAATTGACCGGGCTCTAACTTAAGGGCTGCTGCTTCGTATTCCGGTACTAATTCTTTTTTCTTAAAAAATCCTAAGTTTCCGCCATCTTTAGCCGAAACAGGATCTTCGGAAAATTCCCGCGCTAAGGCAGCAAAGTCTTCGCCGTTTTGAATCCGTTTTTTTATTTCTTCCAATCTGGCCCGTGCTTTGTCCTTTTCTTTTTTATCTATTTGCGCCAGTTTTACAATTTGCCCAATTTCTACTTCCGTAGAAAAATAAGGTAAGCTGTCTTTCGGAATTTGATTAAAATATTTTTTAACCTCGTTGGGTGTAATAGTAACTTTTTCGGTTAGCTCAGCCTGCATCTTTTGTAAAACCAATTGATTTTTAACCT
The sequence above is a segment of the Adhaeribacter swui genome. Coding sequences within it:
- a CDS encoding peptidylprolyl isomerase, encoding MKYFLKNCFLAKLLPVLSLCLVLAITTQAQQRTFKPVDGIIIKVDNQIILRSELETTLAQVASEGQPVTPELRCNVLRSLLMNSLMLARAEIDSVVVEDAQVNSELDRRMAYFVQQIGSEEKLEEYYNKSLRQLKDDLRSQVKNQLVLQKMQAELTEKVTITPNEVKKYFNQIPKDSLPYFSTEVEIGQIVKLAQIDKKEKDKARARLEEIKKRIQNGEDFAALAREFSEDPVSAKDGGNLGFFKKKELVPEYEAAALKLEPGQLSEVIESQFGFHLIQLIERRGEQYNTRHILLKPASTDLDMEQTAQELDKIRNRIVADSITFAKAAKDLSDDAATKDNGGLLANPQDGSTYIPLDKVDPGIFFTIDTMKVGSITKPLPYRTEDGKQAMRILYLKSNMPPHQANLKDDYQKISAAALNEKRQKAMNTWFNKNKSTVFIDIDPEFDACNILQSINN